In Bradyrhizobium paxllaeri, the genomic stretch ACGCCGTACAGTGGGCCAGGCTCAACCGCCGCATCATCGCTGAACGCGCTGCGGCCGCGGCGCGAGCGGACCTGCGTCTTGTCAACGATCTGGCGCACAACATGGTCGAGCGTCAGGCCGACGCAGGCGGCAACGTAATGGCGCTGCATCGAAAGGGCGCGGCGGCTTCCGACCGCGGGCTGGTGCCGGTGCCGGGATCGCGCGGGACGTTGTCGTATCTCGTGGAGCCGCTGGCGGCGATGCAAACCGATGCGCTCGCTTCCCTCGCCCACGGTGCCGGCCGCAAATACGATCGCGCCTCCATGCACGGCCGCGTCCGGGTCAAAAAGTCGGACGTCGCACGGCTCGAGCGCAATCCCTATGGCGGCATCGTCGTCTGCGGCGATCGCGGCCTGCTCGCGGAAGAGGCGCCGGAGGCCTACAAGAACATCGAACGCGTCATCGCCGATCTCGTCGAGTTCGGCCTCGCACGCGTAGTGGCGACGTTCCGTCCGCTGGTGACGTTCAAGAAGGCGCAGTCCAGTGTCGCGGCCGGTGCCTCCCGACGGGAGAAATCCTGGAAGGAGGATCGCCGATGATCCGGCTTCTCTTCACCAGCGGACGCGGTCCGGCGGAATGCCAGATCGCGGTCCGGAAAGCCATTGCAACGCTCGTGGCCGAAGCTGCTGCGCTAGGGCTTGAAACCGACTGCGTAGAAGGCCCGAGCCCCGACAAGCATGGTCCGGGCTCGGCCATCGTCGTGATCCACGGCGAGGCCGCGGCCACGTTCGCGCGGCCATGGATCGGTGCGATCCAATGGGTGGCGCAAAGCCCGGTCCGGCCGCATCACAAGCGCAAGAACTGGTTCATCGGCGTCGTCGAGCTTCCGGCACCGCCGGAAGCCCCGAAGGCGCTGGCAGCGCAGGATGTCCACTTCGAAGCCTTCCGGGCCGGAGGTCCCGGCGGCCAGCATCAGAACAAGACCGAGAGCGCCGTGCGCGCCACCCACATCGCCAGCGGGCTTTCTGTCGTGGCGCGGGAGGAACGCTCGCAGCACCGCAACAAGGCGCTGGCCCTGGAGCGGATTGCGGCGCTACTCCGGCTGCAGGGCGAACTCGAAGCGATCACCGCGCGGAACGATGCGCATGCAGCGCATGATCGGCTGGAACGCGGGCGGGCGGTGAAGCGGTTCAAGGGCATGGCCTTCAAGACGGCATAGATCGTTGCCCCTGGCCGGAAAAAAGCCGTGGACGTTCCGCGCAATCCCGCGCATGACGGCACGAAACGGTCTTAGGCTTCTGCAATGCGTCCCACTTTGCTCAATTCCTTGTTTGCACCGGTCACGAGCCTTCCCGGCGTCGGGCCGAAGCAGGACAAGCTGTTGCGCTACCTGCTTGGCCGCGATGAGACGCCGCGGCTGGTCGATCTGCTGCTGCATCTGCCGGCCAGCGTGATCGACCGCCGGGCGCGGCCGAAGATCCGCGAGGCGGCACAGGGAACCGTGGTGACGCTGGAGGTCACCGTGGATCGCCACCGCCCGCCTCCGCCGCGCAATTCCCGCGCGCCCTACCTTGTCTATGCCTCTGACGATACCGGCGACGTCGTGCTGACATTCTTCCGCGCCAAGCCCGGCTATGTCGAGAAGCTGCTGCCGGTCGGCGAGAAGCGCTACGTGTCGGGCACGCTGCAGATGTATGACGGCATCCCGCAGATCGTGCATCCCGACCGTGTCGTCGATGAGGCGGCATTCTCGAAACTCAGCGGCATCGATCCGGTCTATCCGCTGACCCAAGGCCTCGCGCTGGGTTCGCTACGCCGCGCGATCGCGCAGGCGCTGCAGAAGGCCCCCGAGCTTCCCGAATGGATCAGCCCGGAAGTGATCCGCCGCTGCAGCTTTCCGCCAATCCGCGAGGCGCTCAATCGCGTGCACGTGCCGGTCGAACTCACCGACATTTTGCCTGATGGCCCGTTCTGGTCACGGCTCGCCTTCGACGAACTCTTGGCCGGCCAACTGGCGCTGGCGCTGGTGCGCGCGCAACTCCGGCGTCCGGCCGGCGACCGCAATGCCGGCGACGGCCATCTGCGCCACAGGATCATCGACGCCCTGCCCTACGCGCTGACGGCGTCACAGCGCGAGGCGGTCGCCGCCATCACCGCGGATTTGCTCCAACCGGTGCGGATGCTGCGTCTGCTGCAAGGCGATGTCGGCTCCGGCAAGACGGTGGTGGCGCTGCTCGCCGCCGCCGCTGTCACCGAGGCCGGCAAGCAGGCCGCGCTGATGGCGCCGACCGAAATTCTCGCCCGCCAGCATATCAAGACCATCGCCCCGCTGGCCGAACGCGCGGGCTTGCGGGTCGCCATCCTGACCGGTCGCGAGAAGGGCAAGGAGCGGCGCGAGATTTTGGCGCAGCTCGAAGCCGGCGAGATCGATTTTCTGGTCGGCACGCACGCGCTGATCCAGGACGACGTGATCTTCAAGGCGCTGGCGCTGGCGGTGGTCGACGAACAGCACCGTTTCGGCGTCCGCGAACGCCTTGCGCTCACCAACAAGGGCGAAGCCGTCGACGTGCTGGTGCTGAGCGCGACGCCGATCCCGCGCACGCTGGTGCTGACATACTTTGGCGACATGGATGTATCCGAGTTGCGCGAGAAGCCCGCCGGCCGGCAGCCGATCGAAACCCGCGCGGTTCCGGCCAGCCGCCTCGACGAGGTCGTCGACGCGGTTGGCCGCGCGCTCAAGGCCGGCAAGCTGGTCTACTGGATCTGTCCGCTGGTCGAGGAATCCGAGGCCGAAGGCACTGAACATCTCACCAACGCCACCGAGCGCTTCGAGAAGCTGCAGAAGCGTTTTGGCGACAAGGTCGGTCTCGTCCATGGGCAGATGAAGGGCACGGAGAAAGACCGCGTGATGGCGCAGTTCGCCGCGCACGAGATCGGGCTCTTGGTGGCGACCACGGTGGTCGAGGTCGGCGTCGACGTCCCGGCCGCGACCATCATGGTGATCGAGAACGCCGAGCGTTTTGGGCTCGCGCAATTGCACCAGTTGCGCGGCCGGATCGGGCGCGGGTCGGAGGCGTCGACCTGTCTGCTGCTCTACAAGGAGCCGCTCGGCGAGATGTCGAAGGCGCGGCTGAAGGTGATCCGCGAGACCACCGACGGCTTCCGGATCGCCGAGGAGGATTTGAAGCTGCGCGGCGAAGGCGACGTGCTCGGCATCCGCCAGAGCGGCCTGCCCGGCTATCGCATCGCCCGCTCCGACGTGCACGCCCAATTGATCACGCAGGCGCGCGACGAGGCGCTGCGGATCATGAAGGACAATCCGAAACTCAAGGGCGAGCGCGGCGAGGCGCTGCGCTGCCTGCTCTACCTGTATGAGCGCGATGAAGCCGTGCCGCTGATCGGCGCGGGATGACGCGCCGCGGCGTCGGCAATGCGGCCCCGGTAGAGTTCGGTGCCCTCGACGATCTTGTCGAGCAGATCCTCCAGCGCCCAGAATTTCTCGTGGACATCGTAGGTGACGGCACGGCTGTCGGTGCACTCGAATGTACCGAGACGCTGGTGGTAGAGTTTTGCCAGCTTCGGATAGCCCATCGGTTCGGCCATCGCCGACAGCGCGAGAAAAACCGAAAGCTCGTCCGCCAGCGCCGGATGGCTGGCGTGCTCGGTCATCATCCACTGGTAGAGATCGGGATGGAAGTTCGTGAACACGCCGGTGAAGCCGCGTGAGCCCGCTTTCATCGCATCGAAGGCGATCGCCGCATTGGCGTTGACGATGGCAAGCGGCGTGCCCTTCGTCAACGCCACGCGACGCTTGACCGTTTCGAGGTCGCAGGAGACATCCTTGAGAATGACGAAGCGGCCGCTATTCGCGCAGAATTTCAGTTCGTCGTCGCTGAGCAGACGCCGATAGGGCGCCGGGCACTCATAGAGGCCGAGCGGAATGTGCTTCGGCAGCCGGTCGAGCAGCCAGGTCAGGTCGTCGATGAACTTCGTCCCGCCTTCCTGCCTGGCGTCGAGACGGTTGGTGACGAGCACCATACCGTCGACGCCGGTTGCGGCAATCGCGGTCAGTTCAGTGAGCTGATCGTCCAGGCTTTCGCTGATGTGGCCGGAGGCAATCACCGGCACGCGGCGGGCGGCGGCTTGTCTGACGAAAGCGGCGAGTTCGACGCGTTCGTCAAGCGTGAGAAACTGCATTTCGCTGGACTGGCAGACCGCAAACAGCGCGTCCGAACCATTGTCGATGTACCATTCCACCAGCCGGCCGAGGCCGGGATAGTCAATCCCGCCGCTTTCGGTGAACGGCGTGATCATCACGGGAATGATGCCTTCGATCTTCTTGGTCATGTTCGGCCTAGGAGCATTCGAGGATTTTCGATGCAAGGATTGTCGTCATTCCGGGATGCGCGAAGCGCAGACCCGGAATCTCGAGATTCCGGGTTCGCATCTTCGATGCGCCCCGGAATGGCGGCTCAAATCACTCCACCTTCACCTTTGCGGGAGCTGGCTGCAGTGCGGCTGCTGAATTCGCCACGCGTGCCGCATTCGCCATGCCGGCCAGCGCGGCGTTGCGCTTCTGCGGGTCGGAGCCGGGCTGCACCACGCCGGCCGACATGATCAGGGTTGCGGCGTCCTCGGTGCTCATGTCGACTTCGATGATCTTGCTCTTTGGCACGTAGAAGAAGAAACCCGTGGTCGGGTTCGGCGCGCAGGGCAGGAACACCGAGATGTGCTCCTCCTGGCCGGGAAGCTGGCTCGCGACATTCGCGCTCGGCGACTGCGAGATCAGGACGATCGACCACATGCCGGGCGAGGGAAATTCGACCAGGCCGACCTTCCGGAAGCTCGAACCCTTGCCGGAGAACAGCGTCTCGAACACCTGCTTCAGGCCGCGATAGATCGCGCGCACCACCGGCATGCGGCCGAGCAGCCGTTCGCCAAGATCAACCAGCGTCCGTCCGATCAAATTGGCGGTGAGGAAACCCAGCATCGTCAGCGCAAACACCGCGACGATCAGCCCGGAGCCCGGCAATCCGAACGGCAGATAGGTTTCCGGCCGGTAGGCCGTCGGCACGAACGGGCGGACCAGGTTGTCCACCCAGTTCACGAACCACCAGGTCAGATACAGGGTGATGGCGACCGGCCCTGCGACAATCAGTCCGGTCAGGAAATAGTTCCGGAAACGGGCGACCAGCCCGGCGTGATGCTCTTCCAGAAGGGGTTCCTCCGGAGGCGCGGTCGGGGGCAGTTCTTCGCGGTTCATCGTGGTTCCAGATCAGGGCAAGCCGGCCTATGCCAGCTAAGCCATCCTAGCAGGTTTTTGAAGACCCGGCGTGACAGCCAATGGACTTGACTAGAGCCTTTTCCGTTTCGATGGAATCGAAACGGGGCCCTAGATTCCTATTTTGACGCGTTTTCTTGACGCGAACCGGGTCCACCCCGGATCAAGTCCGGGGCAAGCTTTCGCTCGAAAACGTTCTATTCGACCGTTACCGATTTGGCGAGATTTCGCGGCTGATCCACGTCCGTGCCCATCACCACGGCGGTATGATAGGCCAGCAGTTGCACCGGGACGGCATAGACCATCGGGGTGAACGCCGAGGCCATGTCGGGCAGCACGATCGTGACCAGCGATTCGATGGTGGCTTCCGCCGCCCCCTTGGCGTCGGTCATCAGGATGATGTTGCCGCCGCGGGCCGCGACTTCCTGCATGTTGGAGACGGTCTTTTCGAACACCCGGTCATGCGGCGCGATCACCACGACCGGCATGTTTTCGTCAATCAGCGCGATCGGCCCGTGCTTGAGTTCGCCGGCGGCATAGCCTTCGGCGTGAATGTACGAAATTTCCTTCAGCTTCAGCGCGCCCTCCAGCGCCAGCGGATAGCTGGTGCCGCGGCCGAGATAGAGCACGTCCTTGGATTTCGAGATGTCGCGCGCCAGCTTCTCGATCTGCGGCTCGATGGTCAGCGCCGCCGCCATCAGCCGCGGGATCTCGACCAGACCATGCACGAGCTTGGTTTCGTCCTCCTCGGACAGTTCGCCGCGCGCCTTGCCGGCGGCGACCGCGAGCGAGGCCAGCACCATCAACTGGCAGGTGAACGCCTTGGTCGAGGCGACGCCGATTTCGGGACCGGCCAGCGTCTGCAGCACGGTCTCGCTTTCGCGCGCGATCGTCGAGGTCGGCACGTTCACGACAGACAGCGTGTGAGCGCCCTCGCCCTTGGCGTAGCGCAGCGCGGCCAGCGTATCGGCGGTCTCGCCGGACTGCGAGATGAAGATCGCAAGATCGCCCTTGCGCAACGGCGCCTCGCGGTAGCGGAATTCGGAGGCGATATCGATTTCGACCGGAATGCGCGCCAGCCGCTCGAACCAGTATTTGGCGACGTAACCGGCAAGGTTCGCGGTGCCGCAGGCCGTGATCGAAACGCGCTGGATGTCCTTGAAGTCGAACGGCAGCGTGACCGGCAGCATGACGCGCTCGCTCGCCATGTCGATATAGCGCGCCAGCGTGTGCCCGACCACTTCCGGCTGCTCGTGGATTTCCTTGGCCATGAAGTGGCGGTAGTTCGCCTTGTCGACCAGCGAGGTCGAGGCTGAGTGCTTGACCGCGTCGCGGTGCACGATGGCGTTGTTCTTGTCGTAGATGACCGCGCCCTTGCGCGTCAGCACCACCCAGTCGCCGTCTTCGAGGTAGCTGATCGTATCGGTGAACGGCCCGAGCGCGATCGCATCCGAGCCCAGATACATCTCGCCATCGCCATGACCAATGGCAAGCGGCGGGCCGTTGCGGGCGCCGATCATCAGGTCATCATCGCCGGCGAAGATGAAGCCGAGCGCGAACGCGCCGCGCAATTCCGACAGCGCCGCCCTCACCGCCTCGACCGGCTTGACGCCCTTTTGCAGAAAGCTGTCGACGAGGTGGAGCACGATCTCGGTGTCGGTTTCGGTCTTGAAGTCAGCCCCCTTCTTCTCCAGCGCCTCGCGCAGCTCGCGGAAGTTCTCGATGATGCCGTTGTGGACCACGGCGACGCGTTCGGTCGCGTGCGGATGCGCATTGTTCTCGGTCGGCTTGCCGTGGGTCGCCCAGCGCGTGTGCCCGATGCCGGTGTGACCGCCGAGCGGTTCGGCCTGCAGCCGCTTTTCCAGGTTCTTCAGCTTGCCCTCGGCGCGCCGGCGCGCGAGGTGATCGCCTTCCAGCGTGGCGACCCCTGCGGAATCATAGCCGCGATATTCAAGCCGCTTGAGTGAGTCTACCAGGAGCTCCGCGACCGGAGCTTTCCCAAGAATGCCGACAATGCCGCACATGCGGTTCAATTTCCCCAAATCGACGAATAGCGTCGCAACCCGTTCATCTCTTAACGAGAAATGAAGTCCGACAGATACTCAATAATTATTGCGGATTGAGACAGTCTTAAGCGGAAAGCTTAATGGGTAGCTCAACCGGGGATTAACCTGTCATATCCGCAAGGCGTGCGGAATACGGGTCCGCGATCTCGCGGCATGATTTGCCCGAGGCTTGGCCGTGGTTCCCTCGAAGAAAGAGGGAGCAGGGAATGCCGGATGCGCGCTGCACCCGCGGTCTCGCGTGCAATGGGTAGAAGGAAACGCACACGAGCATACAGGTTCAGCGGAGGCAATCCGGCATTCCCTGCGCAATGGCTTTACGGCTTATAACGCGCTCTTGTGTCCGCAAAATCTGCCAGAATGTGCGAACGGGCGGTTCTGACCAACCGCCCGTCGCTGGATCTGATCCCGTTCGTGCTCAAAGGCCGAGAGCCTGTCGGGGAGCGAGGGACAGATCCGGTGGTCTTCCTCAACCCGAACAGTTGCACGGGCTTCGAGCCCGAACCGAGCAAGGAAGGGAGTGGATGATGGCACAAGATGAGGTCGTTGTCGTCGGTATTGATGTGGCCAAGGACAAGGTGGATGCGTGCATTCGCTCGCTGTCTCAATGGCAGACGTTCCCAAGTACCGCGGAGGGGCAGCGTGCCCTGATCCGCTGGCTTCGCAAACACAGGGGCGGCAAGGCAGCCATGGAGGCTTCCGGCGGTTATGAGCAGGACTGGGCCAAGGCGCTGCGCGAGGCCCGCATCGAAGTCCGGATCGTCGACCCGAAGCGGGTGCGCAGCTTCGCCCGCTCGGCCGGACGCCTCGCCAAGAACGATCCGATCGATGCGGAGATGATCGCCTGGTTCGCCGAGACCTTCACCGAAGCACCGGGCCAAGCCTACGACGCGGCACGCGAGAGGTTGGTCAAGATCGTCAATGCACGCCAAGGACTGCTCGATCTACAGACTAGCTTGAAAAACAGTGGCGAGCATTCCGTGCCGGACGTCGTGCAGAAAATGCAGGCGCGGCTCTTGAAGAAGATTGCCGTCGAAGTCGCCAAGCTCGATACTGCGATCGCAGCCCAGGTCAAAGCGACACCGCATTTTGCCGAGCTCGCCGAGATCATCGAGAGCGTGCCGGGACTTGGCAAGATCACTTCCGCCGGACTGATCGCGACGATGCCGGAACTGGGCCAGGTGAACGACAATATCGTCGCGGCCTTGTTGGGGGTAGCACCTTACGATGACGATAGTGGCCAACGGCGGGGCAACCGCCACATCAAGGGCGGACGCCGAAAGGCCCGCAACCTCTTCTACATGCCTTGCATGGGAGCTGCGACCCAGCACAACCCCGTGCTCAAGGCGTTCTATGACCGCCTGATCGCCAAGGGAAAGGAGCCGAAGGTTGCGCTCACCGCCTGTATGCGCAAGCTCATCGTCATCCTCAACACCATGATCGCGCGACGCCAAAAATGGGACGCCAACCGCTACAAAGTGAGCGACCCCGCTCGGCTTCCGCCGAGCGCATGCCCAGCCTAAAGACCGGTGAGCGGATGGGGTCAAGGCCGTCAGCCGCCGGAGGCGGTGGCGCGTAGCGCCAGCCTTGAGGCCAGCCGATCACAGGGCTACATCAACACAGTTGCTCCCCGGCGACGAATTCCTTTTTGTCACCGTCACCAGCGGATTGAGATTTGTCTTGAGCCCGGTCGGGCCGACGCATCTCCGCTGGTTTAACATCAGCCACGGATGCCAGAACCACGCGACTTCGCCGTACGCAGCGCCCTCACCCTTCACTTCGATCGGCGAGATGCCGACCAAAATTCTGGCGAAGGCCTTGAAACGCCGGTCGTCTGCGCTGGCGTAAGATCACTCACGGGAGAACCCGCCCTGCGACCACGATCGCGCCCGACGCCGCTGCGTCCACCGCATCCAACCCCGCGTCCGTGACGATCGCGATACGCCCCTCTTGCCGGGGTGGATGGGCAGATTGATAGCGGTGATTTGGGCGCGCGTGGAAGCGGAATATTTTTTCGGAGACGACTGGACTGGTAGCATCAGGTTGATTTGGTTCAGCAAATTAGCTTGGCGCGCAAGGGGCAAGTAGCTGACTCCCCCCGCCGTCAATATGGTGGCCAGCAGAACGGTGAGTAGAGCCGGAGACGAGAACATGACGCTCATTGTCGGGATGGCGAATGCTGAAATAGGGTTCCTGGTGGGAGACACGTTGCTAACCCCCTTGCTGGAAGTTAAGGGCAATCCAGCGGGGGTAGTAAACGGCGAATTCCATGGCCTCAAAATTCAAATCCTGAATGATCAAGTAGCGATTGCGTTTTCCTCCTCAAACGCTGTCGACATCGCTCTAAACATCATCGCGGAGGTATGGCGCAAGTTGCAGAGCAATTCTCAAACGGACATCTGCGTCGAGCTATTGGAGCACTACCAGAAAAATTTAGAATCATCGGGCAATGAAAAGCCGGACTGTGAATTTCTAGTTCTGCAACTGGACGAGAAAGGCAATCAGTTAGTCCATGTCACCGCTGAGGGAATACGGCCTTGCGAGCGATGTTACATCGGCGATCAGGCTCAATATAAGCAATTGAACGCCCTTAGAAAGCCGTACCTTCCAACGGAAGCATACGTGCAGCAGCCTGATGGAAGCTTCAAGGTAGAAAAGGCGAACGACAGTAAAGGTCAGATCGAATTTATGGAAATAAGCCTGGCATTGGAGGAACTGGTCCAGCAAAGAAATAAGGCTGTAGGCGCGATCGGCGGCAACGTCATTCGGGTCCGCGACGCGTGGCCGTCGGGCAATTTGGAATACATGCAAATCGGCATGGCCTCTCTTAGTCCAGAAGAGGGCCAATCGGGCTATTCTCTTCTTTCGTCCAGCACAGGGACAAGAGGGGTTGGAATATATTATAAGTCCGGAAAGCTAGGTTTCTTGATGATCGTCGGCGATGCCGAAACGTGCCGTAAGGAGACGGCAGAAACCATTCAGTCGTTTATCGAACTGGCAGCCAAAGAGTATGGCATGAATTTGGTCGGACCAACTTAACAAACAAACGATGCCTTCTAGCGAAGGCCACGCAACGAGATGTGCAACCTCTCTTCGATCACAACCAACCGAGCAAGTAGCCCGCATGAGCACAGCGATATGCGGGGATACCCTCGGATGTCGCTGCATTCATCCTGGCTACGCTCGCTATCATTAGGAGTTTGCAGATGGCAAAGAAACTTCCGCCGATTCACCCCGGCGAAATCTTGCGGGAAGAGTTTCTCGTTCCGCTCAAGCTGACGCCCTACGCCGTCGCAGCGGCGCTGCACGTGCCGCGCACCCGGATCGAACGCATCGCGCGCGAAGAAAAGCCCATTACGGCTGACACCGCGCTGCGGCTCGGCAAGTTCTTCAAGACCGGCGCTGCGTTCTGGATGAACATTCAGGCGCGCTACGACCTCGAAAAGGCCGAAGACGTGCTCGCCCCGCAGATCAAAAAGATTGCGTCCTACGAGGCGGCGTGAGAGCTACGGCTAGTGCACTTTACTACACTCGCGCAGGCAAATATTCTCCAATGCGAGTTCGAATTGCGGTGACGGTGCAGTCCAGCACTGTCACCATAATAGCAGGTCCGATATTTCGGCGCGGACCTGGTCGCGGTTTCAACGGCGCCGCCTGACCGCGAACGAAAAGCGAAGGCTGCGGCGGGCGCTGATGGACGGCGACGCGCCGCAAAAAATGAAATCGAACTAAACTCTTACTGCTTCCTGGCCATGGTCTCCAGCGCCGCGCCGACTGAGCTGATGCTGGTGCTAGTTGAAAAACTCAGGAAAGCGGGAAAGCCACCAGCAACGACATCGAGTTCACGGTCCTGCAACACTCTGTCGTGCTCTCGATCCTGCGATGCATCGTCTGTCTTGTTCATGATTTCTCTCCATCCGAACTAGCGCGGACCATCCGTCGCTGGGCGCGGCCACACTGGCGCAACGCTCTCGCCGCCGCGACGAGCCGAGAGCGTGGCCAAACTACGTGATGATCACATCTTTCAGTGTGATGACGAGGTACTCCACTGGCCTATCGCGGACCGCGCTCGGCTTTCCGCCTGAGACCTGTTCGAGTTGGTCGTCGGTCAGTTCGTGCACTTCGGGGCTGGCTTCGGAATTGTGCATGGGGGGCGTGCTCATGATCCAAGCCAGCGCGGACCATCCGTCGCTGGTGCCGCCACACTGGCCCAACGCTCTCGCCGCCACTGTGACCCTAGTCACACATTTCGCTGTTGTCGTCGTCGGTCGTGGTGGCGCGATGCGCGTCGACGGCTGGCGATCGTGGCGCGGTGGTCCTCACGACACATGAAGACTTTTGCCCCAGGCGTTAATCGCCGTCAAAATTGATGTGCCGACGCATCATTTACCCAGCCAGCACCAGATCGCTCGCCTTCTCGGCCAGCGCAATTGTGGCGGCGTTGGTCATTGCCTGCGGGATCCCCGGAAATACTGACGCGTCGATGACGCGCAGGGCCGAGACGCCTTTTACACGCAAGGCATTATCGACGACGGCGCCCACGCGGCAGGTGCCGACAGGGTGATGGAACGAATCCGCCGCACAAAGAATGAACTTGCGTAGGTCGGTCGTGGTTGTTGCATCGGGCCCCGGATAAACCTCCCGCATGCGCCAGTCGGCAAAGACAGCACCGGCCCCGATTTCGCGCGCGAGAGAAACGCCCTCGACAAGAAGGTCGAGATCGGCCGGCTCGGAGAGGTAGTTCGGATCAATCAGGGCCGGGACCCGAGGATTGCCGGAGGCAAGTTGCACGCTCCCGCGGCTCCGGGGTCGCATCAGGCAAGGCACAAGAACGTAAGCCGGTGAAGGCAACGCCCCGACGCCTGGCAGGACGAACGGCAAGGAAAGGCACATCACAAGGTGATCGGGACTTTCCCTGGGGTCACTGGGCGGCACGTAGAGAAGAGCATCGGCATGGTTATAATGCGAGCGCGGCACGTCGCGACGTGCCGCATAGGCCACGCCCGCGACCAGCAGATGGTCTTCAAGATGGCGGCCGACATCCGGCAGATCCCGGACAACGGGAATACCGAGGGATCGGAGTTGGTCGGCAGGGCCTATTCCGGACAGCATCAGGAGGCGTGGTGAATCGATTGCGCCGGCGCAAAGCAGGAGTTCGCCGTCCACCCGCACTGTTCGTTCGAAAAGTCGCAGGCCGATGCACCGTCCGCCTTCGATCGCAAGACCGAGCACTTCCGTGTTCACCAAGAGATCCACGGCCACGTTCTCGAGACTGTCGAGATAAGCTGTCGCGGCATCGTCGCGAACCCCTCTTTTGATACTGAGTTGATTCCAGCCGACGCCTGTCGTGACCTCCCCTCCGATGTCTGAAGTCATCGAGAACCCGAGGTCTTGCGACGCCTTGACGAAGGCGGATGCCACATGCGTGCGATCCGTGACGTCTGCGAGCGACAGCACATGCAGAGGACCGTTGCCGCCCCGCCATGCGCTGGCGCCTCCGGAAAAAGTCTCAGCGCGCTTAAAGTAAGGCAGAAGGTCCGCAGCGCGCCACCCCTCGGGCCAGCGATCATAAGCGGCCGGATGGCCGCGCTGATAGGCGAGCGCATTGATGGTGCTTGAGCCACCCACAACCTTCCCGCGCGGGCAGCGAATGATGCGGCCTCCCAGTCCCGGTTGCGGGATTGTCTGATAGCGCCAGTCGAACTGGCTGCCCTGGAGCTTGGGCCATTCCGGCGGATCTGTGATATCAGCCAGCTTCGCT encodes the following:
- a CDS encoding dihydrodipicolinate synthase family protein; this encodes MTKKIEGIIPVMITPFTESGGIDYPGLGRLVEWYIDNGSDALFAVCQSSEMQFLTLDERVELAAFVRQAAARRVPVIASGHISESLDDQLTELTAIAATGVDGMVLVTNRLDARQEGGTKFIDDLTWLLDRLPKHIPLGLYECPAPYRRLLSDDELKFCANSGRFVILKDVSCDLETVKRRVALTKGTPLAIVNANAAIAFDAMKAGSRGFTGVFTNFHPDLYQWMMTEHASHPALADELSVFLALSAMAEPMGYPKLAKLYHQRLGTFECTDSRAVTYDVHEKFWALEDLLDKIVEGTELYRGRIADAAARHPAPISGTASSRSYR
- the prfH gene encoding peptide chain release factor H, whose product is MIRLLFTSGRGPAECQIAVRKAIATLVAEAAALGLETDCVEGPSPDKHGPGSAIVVIHGEAAATFARPWIGAIQWVAQSPVRPHHKRKNWFIGVVELPAPPEAPKALAAQDVHFEAFRAGGPGGQHQNKTESAVRATHIASGLSVVAREERSQHRNKALALERIAALLRLQGELEAITARNDAHAAHDRLERGRAVKRFKGMAFKTA
- a CDS encoding HigA family addiction module antitoxin, encoding MAKKLPPIHPGEILREEFLVPLKLTPYAVAAALHVPRTRIERIAREEKPITADTALRLGKFFKTGAAFWMNIQARYDLEKAEDVLAPQIKKIASYEAA
- a CDS encoding IS110 family transposase gives rise to the protein MMAQDEVVVVGIDVAKDKVDACIRSLSQWQTFPSTAEGQRALIRWLRKHRGGKAAMEASGGYEQDWAKALREARIEVRIVDPKRVRSFARSAGRLAKNDPIDAEMIAWFAETFTEAPGQAYDAARERLVKIVNARQGLLDLQTSLKNSGEHSVPDVVQKMQARLLKKIAVEVAKLDTAIAAQVKATPHFAELAEIIESVPGLGKITSAGLIATMPELGQVNDNIVAALLGVAPYDDDSGQRRGNRHIKGGRRKARNLFYMPCMGAATQHNPVLKAFYDRLIAKGKEPKVALTACMRKLIVILNTMIARRQKWDANRYKVSDPARLPPSACPA
- the recG gene encoding ATP-dependent DNA helicase RecG, whose translation is MRPTLLNSLFAPVTSLPGVGPKQDKLLRYLLGRDETPRLVDLLLHLPASVIDRRARPKIREAAQGTVVTLEVTVDRHRPPPPRNSRAPYLVYASDDTGDVVLTFFRAKPGYVEKLLPVGEKRYVSGTLQMYDGIPQIVHPDRVVDEAAFSKLSGIDPVYPLTQGLALGSLRRAIAQALQKAPELPEWISPEVIRRCSFPPIREALNRVHVPVELTDILPDGPFWSRLAFDELLAGQLALALVRAQLRRPAGDRNAGDGHLRHRIIDALPYALTASQREAVAAITADLLQPVRMLRLLQGDVGSGKTVVALLAAAAVTEAGKQAALMAPTEILARQHIKTIAPLAERAGLRVAILTGREKGKERREILAQLEAGEIDFLVGTHALIQDDVIFKALALAVVDEQHRFGVRERLALTNKGEAVDVLVLSATPIPRTLVLTYFGDMDVSELREKPAGRQPIETRAVPASRLDEVVDAVGRALKAGKLVYWICPLVEESEAEGTEHLTNATERFEKLQKRFGDKVGLVHGQMKGTEKDRVMAQFAAHEIGLLVATTVVEVGVDVPAATIMVIENAERFGLAQLHQLRGRIGRGSEASTCLLLYKEPLGEMSKARLKVIRETTDGFRIAEEDLKLRGEGDVLGIRQSGLPGYRIARSDVHAQLITQARDEALRIMKDNPKLKGERGEALRCLLYLYERDEAVPLIGAG
- the glmS gene encoding glutamine--fructose-6-phosphate transaminase (isomerizing), encoding MCGIVGILGKAPVAELLVDSLKRLEYRGYDSAGVATLEGDHLARRRAEGKLKNLEKRLQAEPLGGHTGIGHTRWATHGKPTENNAHPHATERVAVVHNGIIENFRELREALEKKGADFKTETDTEIVLHLVDSFLQKGVKPVEAVRAALSELRGAFALGFIFAGDDDLMIGARNGPPLAIGHGDGEMYLGSDAIALGPFTDTISYLEDGDWVVLTRKGAVIYDKNNAIVHRDAVKHSASTSLVDKANYRHFMAKEIHEQPEVVGHTLARYIDMASERVMLPVTLPFDFKDIQRVSITACGTANLAGYVAKYWFERLARIPVEIDIASEFRYREAPLRKGDLAIFISQSGETADTLAALRYAKGEGAHTLSVVNVPTSTIARESETVLQTLAGPEIGVASTKAFTCQLMVLASLAVAAGKARGELSEEDETKLVHGLVEIPRLMAAALTIEPQIEKLARDISKSKDVLYLGRGTSYPLALEGALKLKEISYIHAEGYAAGELKHGPIALIDENMPVVVIAPHDRVFEKTVSNMQEVAARGGNIILMTDAKGAAEATIESLVTIVLPDMASAFTPMVYAVPVQLLAYHTAVVMGTDVDQPRNLAKSVTVE
- a CDS encoding DUF502 domain-containing protein is translated as MNREELPPTAPPEEPLLEEHHAGLVARFRNYFLTGLIVAGPVAITLYLTWWFVNWVDNLVRPFVPTAYRPETYLPFGLPGSGLIVAVFALTMLGFLTANLIGRTLVDLGERLLGRMPVVRAIYRGLKQVFETLFSGKGSSFRKVGLVEFPSPGMWSIVLISQSPSANVASQLPGQEEHISVFLPCAPNPTTGFFFYVPKSKIIEVDMSTEDAATLIMSAGVVQPGSDPQKRNAALAGMANAARVANSAAALQPAPAKVKVE